The Euphorbia lathyris chromosome 2, ddEupLath1.1, whole genome shotgun sequence genome includes a window with the following:
- the LOC136220133 gene encoding calmodulin-binding transcription activator 3-like isoform X4 yields the protein MLDEKFEHIVLVHYREVKEGYKSGVSHLLADSSIQVDRPQPSSAPSFGQTPSHAFIAQAFCESIPNRIDWNGQALSSDFDDVDSKDDLGASSLIEPVSNSMSHNASLLGAEVEEFPVLPRNSPGTWFIGSNFVQTSGSSMLPGSSSFSKSAYHMHDQKNYVGQHDGTDFISHKLTDSRLDGDVPDTVATEDRLITDIAATVHQRSIQIDIKPKDVEANNSAVRELKKLDSFGRWMDKEIGGDYNDSLMASDSANYWNTLAENDDKEVSSLSHHMQLDVESLGPSLAHEQLFTIHDFSPDWAFSGVETKVLIIGTFLGSKTLSSESKWGCMFGEIEVFAEVLIDNVIRCQAPLHATGRVPFYVTCRNRLACSEVREFEFRENPSRTPRIVQGEELQFEVRLAKLFRLCPESTSLNCSIEGCGKCKIISTLNSVRNDRKKDLTSVKQSSMVSGANCMNARDNLIQSLLKDRFFEWLVFKVHGGGKGPDVLDNEGQGVIHLAAALGYEWSMALIVTATNNPNFRDALGRTALHWASYFGREETVITLVRLGVDPTAVDDPTSAFPGGRIAADLASSQGHKGIAGYLAEAFLTRNLSTLNIKGHSTDSVPEDEATASTANIMFPSNGGDDQVSLRESLAAVRKSTLAAALIQAAYRSYSFHYGRLPESPDDSEILASLCPKNKNHRRSHFEDYLHSAAVKIQQKYRGWKGRKDYMKMRMKVLKIQAHVRGNRVRKQYKKVIWSVSIVEKAILRWRRKGSGLRGFRVEKTIGNAKPETDNTDEYEFLRISRKQKFDGVEKALERVKSMVHDPAARDQYMRLVAQAENLKITDEAIRESREDECFQ from the exons ATGCTTGATGA GAAGTTCGAGCATATTGTTCTTGTGCACTACAGAGAAGTAAAGGAG GGCTACAAATCTGGTGTATCACATTTGCTGGCAGATTCAAGTATACAGGTTGACAGACCTCAACCCAGTTCTGCCCCTTCCTTTGGGCAAACACCCTCACATGCTTTTATAGCTCAGGCATTTTGCGAATCAATTCCCAACAGAATCGATTGGAATGGGCAAGCATTGTCTTCAGATTTTGATGATGTGGATTCTAAAGATGATTTAGGGGCCTCTTCTCTCATTGAACCTGTCTCAAATTCTATGTCTCATAATGCTTCTTTACTTGGTGCTGAAGTTGAAG AATTCCCTGTTTTACCAAGGAATTCACCAGGAACATGGTTTATTGGATCTAACTTTGTTCAAACCTCTGGATCATCTATGTTGCCTGGAAGTTCCTCCTTCAGCAAGAGTGCATATCATATGCATGACCAGAAAAATTATGTTGGTCAACATGATGGAACTGACTTCATTAGTCATAAGTTAACAGATTCCAGATTGGATGGTGATGTTCCAGATACAGTTGCTACTGAAGATAGATTGATCACTGATATAGCAGCAACAGTTCATCAGAGATCAATTCAG ATTGATATCAAACCAAAAGACGTTGAAGCAAATAATAGTGCAGTAAGAGAGCTAAAGAAACTGGATAGTTTTGGGAGATGGATGGATAAAGAAATCGGTGGAGATTACAATGATTCTTTGATGGCATCTGACTCTGCGAATTATTGGAACACGCTGGCTGAGAATGATGACAAGGAAGTGTCCAGCTTATCACATCACATGCAGTTGGATGTCGAATCATTGGGCCCTTCACTTGCCCATGAACAATTATTTACTATACATGATTTTTCACCTGATTGGGCTTTTTCTGGTGTTGAAACAAAG GTTCTAATCATTGGTACATTTTTAGGAAGCAAGACACTTTCCAGTGAAAGCAAGTGGGGCTGTATGTTTGGTGAAATTGAAGTTTTTGCTGAAGTTCTGATAGATAATGTTATCAGATGTCAAGCTCCTCTTCATGCTACTGGGAGGGTCCCATTCTATGTCACCTGCCGTAACAGGTTAGCATGCAGCGAGGTGAGGGAATTTGAATTTCGTGAAAATCCGTCAAGGACTCCTAGAATTGTGCAAGGGGAGGAACTGCAGTTCGAAGTACGTCTAGCAAAGTTGTTTCGTCTATGCCCGGAGAGTACATCTTTGAATTGTTCCATTGAGGGATGTGGTAAATGTAAGATTATAAGTACTTTAAATTCAGTGAGAAATGATAGGAAGAAAGACTTGACTAGTGTCAAACAGAGCTCTATGGTCTCTGGGGCCAATTGCATGAATGCTAGAGATAATTTGATTCAAAGTTTGTTAAAGGATAGATTTTTTGAGTGGCTGGTATTTAAAGTTCATGGAGGAGGTAAAGGACCTGATGTGTTGGACAATGAAGGCCAGGGAGTTATACACTTGGCTGCTGCTCTTGGTTATGAATGGTCGATGGCCCTAATAGTCACTGCGACTAACAATCCTAATTTCAGGGATGCACTAGGAAGAACAGCACTTCATTGGGCATCATATTTTGGGAG AGAAGAAACTGTCATCACACTGGTTAGACTGGGTGTGGATCCAACTGCTGTTGATGATCCGACATCAGCATTTCCCGGAGGAAGAATCGCAGCTGATTTGGCATCAAGTCAAGGACATAAAGGAATAGCTGGTTACTTGGCTGAAGCTTTTTTAACTAGGAACCTTTCTACTTTAAACATAAAAGGGCATTCGACAGACAGTGTTCCAGAAGACGAGGCTACTGCGAGCACAGCCAATATTATGTTTCCATCAAATGGAGGAGATGATCAGGTTTCCTTGAGAGAATCCCTTGCTGCAGTCAGAAAATCAACTCTTGCTGCAGCTCTAATTCAAGCAGCCTACAGGTCTTATTCTTTCCATTATGGACGATTGCCTGAGAGCCCCGATGATTCTGAAATTTTGGCTAGCCTATGTCCTAAGAACAAAAATCACAGGAGAAGTCACTTTGAGGACTATTTGCATTCTGCTGCTGTAAAGATCCAACAAAAGTATCGTGGGTGGAAAggaagaaaagattatatgaagATGCGCATGAAGGTTTTAAAAATCCAG GCACATGTGAGGGGAAATCGAGTGCGTAAGCAATATAAAAAGGTTATTTGGTCTGTTAGTATTGTTGAAAAGGCAATACTACGTTGGAGGCGAAAAGGATCAGGTCTGCGAGGATTTCGGGTGGAGAAGACAATAGGAAATGCGAAACCAGAAACTGACAATACTGATGAATATGAATTTTTGAGAATCAGCCGGAAACAGAAGTTCGATGGAGTTGAAAAAGCTCTAGAAAGGGTGAAGTCCATGGTACATGACCCTGCGGCCCGTGACCAATACATGAGGCTAGTTGCTCAAGCTGAGAATCTCAAG ATTACTGATGAAGCGATCAGGGAATCGCGAGAAGATGAATGTTTTCAATAG
- the LOC136220133 gene encoding calmodulin-binding transcription activator 2-like isoform X3, which yields MSMADPRKCLANQPLELQHILEEARHRWLRPGEILEILGNYQKFTLSPEPPIQPSAGSLFLFDRKALRYFRKDGHSWRKKKDGKTVREAHEKLKAGSVEVLHCYYAHGEDNDSFQRRCYWMLDEKFEHIVLVHYREVKEGYKSGVSHLLADSSIQVDRPQPSSAPSFGQTPSHAFIAQAFCESIPNRIDWNGQALSSDFDDVDSKDDLGASSLIEPVSNSMSHNASLLGAEVEDSRLDGDVPDTVATEDRLITDIAATVHQRSIQIDIKPKDVEANNSAVRELKKLDSFGRWMDKEIGGDYNDSLMASDSANYWNTLAENDDKEVSSLSHHMQLDVESLGPSLAHEQLFTIHDFSPDWAFSGVETKVLIIGTFLGSKTLSSESKWGCMFGEIEVFAEVLIDNVIRCQAPLHATGRVPFYVTCRNRLACSEVREFEFRENPSRTPRIVQGEELQFEVRLAKLFRLCPESTSLNCSIEGCGKCKIISTLNSVRNDRKKDLTSVKQSSMVSGANCMNARDNLIQSLLKDRFFEWLVFKVHGGGKGPDVLDNEGQGVIHLAAALGYEWSMALIVTATNNPNFRDALGRTALHWASYFGREETVITLVRLGVDPTAVDDPTSAFPGGRIAADLASSQGHKGIAGYLAEAFLTRNLSTLNIKGHSTDSVPEDEATASTANIMFPSNGGDDQVSLRESLAAVRKSTLAAALIQAAYRSYSFHYGRLPESPDDSEILASLCPKNKNHRRSHFEDYLHSAAVKIQQKYRGWKGRKDYMKMRMKVLKIQAHVRGNRVRKQYKKVIWSVSIVEKAILRWRRKGSGLRGFRVEKTIGNAKPETDNTDEYEFLRISRKQKFDGVEKALERVKSMVHDPAARDQYMRLVAQAENLKITDEAIRESREDECFQ from the exons ATGTCAATGGCTGATCCTAGAAAATGCCTCGCCAATCAACCTCTTG AATTACAACATATATTGGAGGAAGCTAGACATCGTTGGCTTCGGCCTGGTGAAATCTTAGAAATTCTTGGCAACTACCAGAAATTTACGTTATCTCCAGAGCCACCTATTCAGCCTTCAG CTGGATCCTTATTCCTGTTTGATCGTAAAGCACTTCGATATTTTCGTAAAGATGGACACAGTTGGAGGAAGAAAAAGGATGGAAAAACTGTTAGAGAAGCTCATGAAAAGTTGAAG GCTGGCAGTGTGGAGGTTCTTCATTGTTATTATGCACATGGGGAGGACAATGACAGCTTTCAGCGACGATGTTATTGGATGCTTGATGA GAAGTTCGAGCATATTGTTCTTGTGCACTACAGAGAAGTAAAGGAG GGCTACAAATCTGGTGTATCACATTTGCTGGCAGATTCAAGTATACAGGTTGACAGACCTCAACCCAGTTCTGCCCCTTCCTTTGGGCAAACACCCTCACATGCTTTTATAGCTCAGGCATTTTGCGAATCAATTCCCAACAGAATCGATTGGAATGGGCAAGCATTGTCTTCAGATTTTGATGATGTGGATTCTAAAGATGATTTAGGGGCCTCTTCTCTCATTGAACCTGTCTCAAATTCTATGTCTCATAATGCTTCTTTACTTGGTGCTGAAGTTGAAG ATTCCAGATTGGATGGTGATGTTCCAGATACAGTTGCTACTGAAGATAGATTGATCACTGATATAGCAGCAACAGTTCATCAGAGATCAATTCAG ATTGATATCAAACCAAAAGACGTTGAAGCAAATAATAGTGCAGTAAGAGAGCTAAAGAAACTGGATAGTTTTGGGAGATGGATGGATAAAGAAATCGGTGGAGATTACAATGATTCTTTGATGGCATCTGACTCTGCGAATTATTGGAACACGCTGGCTGAGAATGATGACAAGGAAGTGTCCAGCTTATCACATCACATGCAGTTGGATGTCGAATCATTGGGCCCTTCACTTGCCCATGAACAATTATTTACTATACATGATTTTTCACCTGATTGGGCTTTTTCTGGTGTTGAAACAAAG GTTCTAATCATTGGTACATTTTTAGGAAGCAAGACACTTTCCAGTGAAAGCAAGTGGGGCTGTATGTTTGGTGAAATTGAAGTTTTTGCTGAAGTTCTGATAGATAATGTTATCAGATGTCAAGCTCCTCTTCATGCTACTGGGAGGGTCCCATTCTATGTCACCTGCCGTAACAGGTTAGCATGCAGCGAGGTGAGGGAATTTGAATTTCGTGAAAATCCGTCAAGGACTCCTAGAATTGTGCAAGGGGAGGAACTGCAGTTCGAAGTACGTCTAGCAAAGTTGTTTCGTCTATGCCCGGAGAGTACATCTTTGAATTGTTCCATTGAGGGATGTGGTAAATGTAAGATTATAAGTACTTTAAATTCAGTGAGAAATGATAGGAAGAAAGACTTGACTAGTGTCAAACAGAGCTCTATGGTCTCTGGGGCCAATTGCATGAATGCTAGAGATAATTTGATTCAAAGTTTGTTAAAGGATAGATTTTTTGAGTGGCTGGTATTTAAAGTTCATGGAGGAGGTAAAGGACCTGATGTGTTGGACAATGAAGGCCAGGGAGTTATACACTTGGCTGCTGCTCTTGGTTATGAATGGTCGATGGCCCTAATAGTCACTGCGACTAACAATCCTAATTTCAGGGATGCACTAGGAAGAACAGCACTTCATTGGGCATCATATTTTGGGAG AGAAGAAACTGTCATCACACTGGTTAGACTGGGTGTGGATCCAACTGCTGTTGATGATCCGACATCAGCATTTCCCGGAGGAAGAATCGCAGCTGATTTGGCATCAAGTCAAGGACATAAAGGAATAGCTGGTTACTTGGCTGAAGCTTTTTTAACTAGGAACCTTTCTACTTTAAACATAAAAGGGCATTCGACAGACAGTGTTCCAGAAGACGAGGCTACTGCGAGCACAGCCAATATTATGTTTCCATCAAATGGAGGAGATGATCAGGTTTCCTTGAGAGAATCCCTTGCTGCAGTCAGAAAATCAACTCTTGCTGCAGCTCTAATTCAAGCAGCCTACAGGTCTTATTCTTTCCATTATGGACGATTGCCTGAGAGCCCCGATGATTCTGAAATTTTGGCTAGCCTATGTCCTAAGAACAAAAATCACAGGAGAAGTCACTTTGAGGACTATTTGCATTCTGCTGCTGTAAAGATCCAACAAAAGTATCGTGGGTGGAAAggaagaaaagattatatgaagATGCGCATGAAGGTTTTAAAAATCCAG GCACATGTGAGGGGAAATCGAGTGCGTAAGCAATATAAAAAGGTTATTTGGTCTGTTAGTATTGTTGAAAAGGCAATACTACGTTGGAGGCGAAAAGGATCAGGTCTGCGAGGATTTCGGGTGGAGAAGACAATAGGAAATGCGAAACCAGAAACTGACAATACTGATGAATATGAATTTTTGAGAATCAGCCGGAAACAGAAGTTCGATGGAGTTGAAAAAGCTCTAGAAAGGGTGAAGTCCATGGTACATGACCCTGCGGCCCGTGACCAATACATGAGGCTAGTTGCTCAAGCTGAGAATCTCAAG ATTACTGATGAAGCGATCAGGGAATCGCGAGAAGATGAATGTTTTCAATAG
- the LOC136220133 gene encoding calmodulin-binding transcription activator 3-like isoform X2 has translation MSMADPRKCLANQPLELQHILEEARHRWLRPGEILEILGNYQKFTLSPEPPIQPSAGSLFLFDRKALRYFRKDGHSWRKKKDGKTVREAHEKLKAGSVEVLHCYYAHGEDNDSFQRRCYWMLDEKFEHIVLVHYREVKEGYKSGVSHLLADSSIQVDRPQPSSAPSFGQTPSHAFIAQAFCESIPNRIDWNGQALSSDFDDVDSKDDLGASSLIEPVSNSMSHNASLLGAEVEEFPVLPRNSPGTWFIGSNFVQTSGSSMLPGSSSFSKSAYHMHDQKNYVGQHDGTDFISHKLTDSRLDGDVPDTVATEDRLITDIAATVHQRSIQIDIKPKDVEANNSAVRELKKLDSFGRWMDKEIGGDYNDSLMASDSANYWNTLAENDDKEVSSLSHHMQLDVESLGPSLAHEQLFTIHDFSPDWAFSGVETKVLIIGTFLGSKTLSSESKWGCMFGEIEVFAEVLIDNVIRCQAPLHATGRVPFYVTCRNRLACSEVREFEFRENPSRTPRIVQGEELQFEVRLAKLFRLCPESTSLNCSIEGCGKCKIISTLNSVRNDRKKDLTSVKQSSMVSGANCMNARDNLIQSLLKDRFFEWLVFKVHGGGKGPDVLDNEGQGVIHLAAALGYEWSMALIVTATNNPNFRDALGRTALHWASYFGREETVITLVRLGVDPTAVDDPTSAFPGGRIAADLASSQGHKGIAGYLAEAFLTRNLSTLNIKGHSTDSVPEDEATASTANIMFPSNGGDDQVSLRESLAAVRKSTLAAALIQAAYRSYSFHYGRLPESPDDSEILASLCPKNKNHRRSHFEDYLHSAAVKIQQKYRGWKGRKDYMKMRMKVLKIQAHVRGNRVRKQYKKVIWSVSIVEKAILRWRRKGSGLRGFRVEKTIGNAKPETDNTDEYEFLRISRKQKFDGVEKALERVKSMVHDPAARDQYMRLVAQAENLKMTDEAIRESREDECFQ, from the exons ATGTCAATGGCTGATCCTAGAAAATGCCTCGCCAATCAACCTCTTG AATTACAACATATATTGGAGGAAGCTAGACATCGTTGGCTTCGGCCTGGTGAAATCTTAGAAATTCTTGGCAACTACCAGAAATTTACGTTATCTCCAGAGCCACCTATTCAGCCTTCAG CTGGATCCTTATTCCTGTTTGATCGTAAAGCACTTCGATATTTTCGTAAAGATGGACACAGTTGGAGGAAGAAAAAGGATGGAAAAACTGTTAGAGAAGCTCATGAAAAGTTGAAG GCTGGCAGTGTGGAGGTTCTTCATTGTTATTATGCACATGGGGAGGACAATGACAGCTTTCAGCGACGATGTTATTGGATGCTTGATGA GAAGTTCGAGCATATTGTTCTTGTGCACTACAGAGAAGTAAAGGAG GGCTACAAATCTGGTGTATCACATTTGCTGGCAGATTCAAGTATACAGGTTGACAGACCTCAACCCAGTTCTGCCCCTTCCTTTGGGCAAACACCCTCACATGCTTTTATAGCTCAGGCATTTTGCGAATCAATTCCCAACAGAATCGATTGGAATGGGCAAGCATTGTCTTCAGATTTTGATGATGTGGATTCTAAAGATGATTTAGGGGCCTCTTCTCTCATTGAACCTGTCTCAAATTCTATGTCTCATAATGCTTCTTTACTTGGTGCTGAAGTTGAAG AATTCCCTGTTTTACCAAGGAATTCACCAGGAACATGGTTTATTGGATCTAACTTTGTTCAAACCTCTGGATCATCTATGTTGCCTGGAAGTTCCTCCTTCAGCAAGAGTGCATATCATATGCATGACCAGAAAAATTATGTTGGTCAACATGATGGAACTGACTTCATTAGTCATAAGTTAACAGATTCCAGATTGGATGGTGATGTTCCAGATACAGTTGCTACTGAAGATAGATTGATCACTGATATAGCAGCAACAGTTCATCAGAGATCAATTCAG ATTGATATCAAACCAAAAGACGTTGAAGCAAATAATAGTGCAGTAAGAGAGCTAAAGAAACTGGATAGTTTTGGGAGATGGATGGATAAAGAAATCGGTGGAGATTACAATGATTCTTTGATGGCATCTGACTCTGCGAATTATTGGAACACGCTGGCTGAGAATGATGACAAGGAAGTGTCCAGCTTATCACATCACATGCAGTTGGATGTCGAATCATTGGGCCCTTCACTTGCCCATGAACAATTATTTACTATACATGATTTTTCACCTGATTGGGCTTTTTCTGGTGTTGAAACAAAG GTTCTAATCATTGGTACATTTTTAGGAAGCAAGACACTTTCCAGTGAAAGCAAGTGGGGCTGTATGTTTGGTGAAATTGAAGTTTTTGCTGAAGTTCTGATAGATAATGTTATCAGATGTCAAGCTCCTCTTCATGCTACTGGGAGGGTCCCATTCTATGTCACCTGCCGTAACAGGTTAGCATGCAGCGAGGTGAGGGAATTTGAATTTCGTGAAAATCCGTCAAGGACTCCTAGAATTGTGCAAGGGGAGGAACTGCAGTTCGAAGTACGTCTAGCAAAGTTGTTTCGTCTATGCCCGGAGAGTACATCTTTGAATTGTTCCATTGAGGGATGTGGTAAATGTAAGATTATAAGTACTTTAAATTCAGTGAGAAATGATAGGAAGAAAGACTTGACTAGTGTCAAACAGAGCTCTATGGTCTCTGGGGCCAATTGCATGAATGCTAGAGATAATTTGATTCAAAGTTTGTTAAAGGATAGATTTTTTGAGTGGCTGGTATTTAAAGTTCATGGAGGAGGTAAAGGACCTGATGTGTTGGACAATGAAGGCCAGGGAGTTATACACTTGGCTGCTGCTCTTGGTTATGAATGGTCGATGGCCCTAATAGTCACTGCGACTAACAATCCTAATTTCAGGGATGCACTAGGAAGAACAGCACTTCATTGGGCATCATATTTTGGGAG AGAAGAAACTGTCATCACACTGGTTAGACTGGGTGTGGATCCAACTGCTGTTGATGATCCGACATCAGCATTTCCCGGAGGAAGAATCGCAGCTGATTTGGCATCAAGTCAAGGACATAAAGGAATAGCTGGTTACTTGGCTGAAGCTTTTTTAACTAGGAACCTTTCTACTTTAAACATAAAAGGGCATTCGACAGACAGTGTTCCAGAAGACGAGGCTACTGCGAGCACAGCCAATATTATGTTTCCATCAAATGGAGGAGATGATCAGGTTTCCTTGAGAGAATCCCTTGCTGCAGTCAGAAAATCAACTCTTGCTGCAGCTCTAATTCAAGCAGCCTACAGGTCTTATTCTTTCCATTATGGACGATTGCCTGAGAGCCCCGATGATTCTGAAATTTTGGCTAGCCTATGTCCTAAGAACAAAAATCACAGGAGAAGTCACTTTGAGGACTATTTGCATTCTGCTGCTGTAAAGATCCAACAAAAGTATCGTGGGTGGAAAggaagaaaagattatatgaagATGCGCATGAAGGTTTTAAAAATCCAG GCACATGTGAGGGGAAATCGAGTGCGTAAGCAATATAAAAAGGTTATTTGGTCTGTTAGTATTGTTGAAAAGGCAATACTACGTTGGAGGCGAAAAGGATCAGGTCTGCGAGGATTTCGGGTGGAGAAGACAATAGGAAATGCGAAACCAGAAACTGACAATACTGATGAATATGAATTTTTGAGAATCAGCCGGAAACAGAAGTTCGATGGAGTTGAAAAAGCTCTAGAAAGGGTGAAGTCCATGGTACATGACCCTGCGGCCCGTGACCAATACATGAGGCTAGTTGCTCAAGCTGAGAATCTCAAG ATGACTGATGAAGCGATCAGGGAATCGCGAGAAGATGAATGTTTTCAATAG
- the LOC136220133 gene encoding calmodulin-binding transcription activator 3-like isoform X1, whose protein sequence is MSMADPRKCLANQPLELQHILEEARHRWLRPGEILEILGNYQKFTLSPEPPIQPSAGSLFLFDRKALRYFRKDGHSWRKKKDGKTVREAHEKLKAGSVEVLHCYYAHGEDNDSFQRRCYWMLDEKFEHIVLVHYREVKEGYKSGVSHLLADSSIQVDRPQPSSAPSFGQTPSHAFIAQAFCESIPNRIDWNGQALSSDFDDVDSKDDLGASSLIEPVSNSMSHNASLLGAEVEEFPVLPRNSPGTWFIGSNFVQTSGSSMLPGSSSFSKSAYHMHDQKNYVGQHDGTDFISHKLTDSRLDGDVPDTVATEDRLITDIAATVHQRSIQIDIKPKDVEANNSAVRELKKLDSFGRWMDKEIGGDYNDSLMASDSANYWNTLAENDDKEVSSLSHHMQLDVESLGPSLAHEQLFTIHDFSPDWAFSGVETKVLIIGTFLGSKTLSSESKWGCMFGEIEVFAEVLIDNVIRCQAPLHATGRVPFYVTCRNRLACSEVREFEFRENPSRTPRIVQGEELQFEVRLAKLFRLCPESTSLNCSIEGCGKCKIISTLNSVRNDRKKDLTSVKQSSMVSGANCMNARDNLIQSLLKDRFFEWLVFKVHGGGKGPDVLDNEGQGVIHLAAALGYEWSMALIVTATNNPNFRDALGRTALHWASYFGREETVITLVRLGVDPTAVDDPTSAFPGGRIAADLASSQGHKGIAGYLAEAFLTRNLSTLNIKGHSTDSVPEDEATASTANIMFPSNGGDDQVSLRESLAAVRKSTLAAALIQAAYRSYSFHYGRLPESPDDSEILASLCPKNKNHRRSHFEDYLHSAAVKIQQKYRGWKGRKDYMKMRMKVLKIQAHVRGNRVRKQYKKVIWSVSIVEKAILRWRRKGSGLRGFRVEKTIGNAKPETDNTDEYEFLRISRKQKFDGVEKALERVKSMVHDPAARDQYMRLVAQAENLKITDEAIRESREDECFQ, encoded by the exons ATGTCAATGGCTGATCCTAGAAAATGCCTCGCCAATCAACCTCTTG AATTACAACATATATTGGAGGAAGCTAGACATCGTTGGCTTCGGCCTGGTGAAATCTTAGAAATTCTTGGCAACTACCAGAAATTTACGTTATCTCCAGAGCCACCTATTCAGCCTTCAG CTGGATCCTTATTCCTGTTTGATCGTAAAGCACTTCGATATTTTCGTAAAGATGGACACAGTTGGAGGAAGAAAAAGGATGGAAAAACTGTTAGAGAAGCTCATGAAAAGTTGAAG GCTGGCAGTGTGGAGGTTCTTCATTGTTATTATGCACATGGGGAGGACAATGACAGCTTTCAGCGACGATGTTATTGGATGCTTGATGA GAAGTTCGAGCATATTGTTCTTGTGCACTACAGAGAAGTAAAGGAG GGCTACAAATCTGGTGTATCACATTTGCTGGCAGATTCAAGTATACAGGTTGACAGACCTCAACCCAGTTCTGCCCCTTCCTTTGGGCAAACACCCTCACATGCTTTTATAGCTCAGGCATTTTGCGAATCAATTCCCAACAGAATCGATTGGAATGGGCAAGCATTGTCTTCAGATTTTGATGATGTGGATTCTAAAGATGATTTAGGGGCCTCTTCTCTCATTGAACCTGTCTCAAATTCTATGTCTCATAATGCTTCTTTACTTGGTGCTGAAGTTGAAG AATTCCCTGTTTTACCAAGGAATTCACCAGGAACATGGTTTATTGGATCTAACTTTGTTCAAACCTCTGGATCATCTATGTTGCCTGGAAGTTCCTCCTTCAGCAAGAGTGCATATCATATGCATGACCAGAAAAATTATGTTGGTCAACATGATGGAACTGACTTCATTAGTCATAAGTTAACAGATTCCAGATTGGATGGTGATGTTCCAGATACAGTTGCTACTGAAGATAGATTGATCACTGATATAGCAGCAACAGTTCATCAGAGATCAATTCAG ATTGATATCAAACCAAAAGACGTTGAAGCAAATAATAGTGCAGTAAGAGAGCTAAAGAAACTGGATAGTTTTGGGAGATGGATGGATAAAGAAATCGGTGGAGATTACAATGATTCTTTGATGGCATCTGACTCTGCGAATTATTGGAACACGCTGGCTGAGAATGATGACAAGGAAGTGTCCAGCTTATCACATCACATGCAGTTGGATGTCGAATCATTGGGCCCTTCACTTGCCCATGAACAATTATTTACTATACATGATTTTTCACCTGATTGGGCTTTTTCTGGTGTTGAAACAAAG GTTCTAATCATTGGTACATTTTTAGGAAGCAAGACACTTTCCAGTGAAAGCAAGTGGGGCTGTATGTTTGGTGAAATTGAAGTTTTTGCTGAAGTTCTGATAGATAATGTTATCAGATGTCAAGCTCCTCTTCATGCTACTGGGAGGGTCCCATTCTATGTCACCTGCCGTAACAGGTTAGCATGCAGCGAGGTGAGGGAATTTGAATTTCGTGAAAATCCGTCAAGGACTCCTAGAATTGTGCAAGGGGAGGAACTGCAGTTCGAAGTACGTCTAGCAAAGTTGTTTCGTCTATGCCCGGAGAGTACATCTTTGAATTGTTCCATTGAGGGATGTGGTAAATGTAAGATTATAAGTACTTTAAATTCAGTGAGAAATGATAGGAAGAAAGACTTGACTAGTGTCAAACAGAGCTCTATGGTCTCTGGGGCCAATTGCATGAATGCTAGAGATAATTTGATTCAAAGTTTGTTAAAGGATAGATTTTTTGAGTGGCTGGTATTTAAAGTTCATGGAGGAGGTAAAGGACCTGATGTGTTGGACAATGAAGGCCAGGGAGTTATACACTTGGCTGCTGCTCTTGGTTATGAATGGTCGATGGCCCTAATAGTCACTGCGACTAACAATCCTAATTTCAGGGATGCACTAGGAAGAACAGCACTTCATTGGGCATCATATTTTGGGAG AGAAGAAACTGTCATCACACTGGTTAGACTGGGTGTGGATCCAACTGCTGTTGATGATCCGACATCAGCATTTCCCGGAGGAAGAATCGCAGCTGATTTGGCATCAAGTCAAGGACATAAAGGAATAGCTGGTTACTTGGCTGAAGCTTTTTTAACTAGGAACCTTTCTACTTTAAACATAAAAGGGCATTCGACAGACAGTGTTCCAGAAGACGAGGCTACTGCGAGCACAGCCAATATTATGTTTCCATCAAATGGAGGAGATGATCAGGTTTCCTTGAGAGAATCCCTTGCTGCAGTCAGAAAATCAACTCTTGCTGCAGCTCTAATTCAAGCAGCCTACAGGTCTTATTCTTTCCATTATGGACGATTGCCTGAGAGCCCCGATGATTCTGAAATTTTGGCTAGCCTATGTCCTAAGAACAAAAATCACAGGAGAAGTCACTTTGAGGACTATTTGCATTCTGCTGCTGTAAAGATCCAACAAAAGTATCGTGGGTGGAAAggaagaaaagattatatgaagATGCGCATGAAGGTTTTAAAAATCCAG GCACATGTGAGGGGAAATCGAGTGCGTAAGCAATATAAAAAGGTTATTTGGTCTGTTAGTATTGTTGAAAAGGCAATACTACGTTGGAGGCGAAAAGGATCAGGTCTGCGAGGATTTCGGGTGGAGAAGACAATAGGAAATGCGAAACCAGAAACTGACAATACTGATGAATATGAATTTTTGAGAATCAGCCGGAAACAGAAGTTCGATGGAGTTGAAAAAGCTCTAGAAAGGGTGAAGTCCATGGTACATGACCCTGCGGCCCGTGACCAATACATGAGGCTAGTTGCTCAAGCTGAGAATCTCAAG ATTACTGATGAAGCGATCAGGGAATCGCGAGAAGATGAATGTTTTCAATAG